In one window of Maribacter sp. BPC-D8 DNA:
- a CDS encoding arylsulfatase — MKFIKVTTSLLIILFTISCSEKVKENSIKSEIKKPNIILFLADDQGWGDLSSSGNTNLNTPNIDALKTNGASFNNFYVQPVCSPTRAEILTGRYFTRTGVYETSSGGERINLDETTIAEILKDAGYKTAALGKWHNGMQPPYHPNSRGFDEYYGFASGHWGNYFSPMLEHNGELVKGNGFLVDDLTDKGLEFIKQNTDESFFLYLPYNTPHSPMQVPDEFWNKMKDKSFDYLSDEDVNEDLQFTKAALAMVENIDYNVGRITYKIKNLNLEDDTVIIYLSDNGPNAYRWNGGMRGKKGNVDEGGVRTPFYIQWTNHIQKGLHLDEIASGIDILPTICSLLSIPINTDLPIDGEDLSPILLGGDQENKNRYIYNHWNGKTSVRSQQFRLDEENRLYDITNDRAQLNDVSKYHPEILRALITAKNDFETETIKTTKENDNRAFTLAYPKALYTQLPARDGKAYGNIHRSNQWPNDSFFTNWKSVNDSITWNVDVLEAGRFQVEMYYTCLAQDLGAIVELSFDTSKIATKITQSFDPPLIGKENDRVPRMESYVKEFKPLNLGIISLPKGKGILTLKALEIPNNQVGDFRLLQFKKVE, encoded by the coding sequence ATGAAATTCATAAAAGTTACTACCAGTCTACTAATTATACTTTTCACAATATCATGTTCAGAAAAAGTTAAAGAAAACAGCATTAAATCAGAAATTAAAAAGCCGAACATCATTCTATTTTTAGCTGATGATCAAGGCTGGGGAGATTTAAGTAGTAGCGGTAATACCAATTTAAATACGCCGAATATAGATGCTTTAAAAACTAATGGAGCATCGTTCAATAATTTTTATGTTCAACCAGTTTGTTCGCCTACAAGGGCAGAAATATTAACTGGTAGATATTTTACCCGTACGGGCGTTTATGAAACTTCCTCTGGCGGTGAACGTATTAATTTAGATGAAACTACCATTGCAGAAATTCTTAAAGATGCGGGCTATAAAACAGCCGCTTTAGGTAAATGGCATAATGGTATGCAACCACCATATCACCCAAATAGCAGAGGCTTTGATGAGTACTACGGATTCGCCTCTGGGCATTGGGGAAACTATTTTAGCCCTATGCTAGAACATAACGGAGAGCTGGTGAAAGGAAATGGCTTTTTGGTTGATGACCTGACGGATAAAGGACTTGAATTTATTAAACAAAATACTGACGAATCTTTTTTCCTATACCTTCCTTATAACACTCCGCACAGCCCAATGCAAGTGCCCGACGAGTTTTGGAATAAAATGAAGGACAAGTCTTTTGATTACTTATCTGATGAGGATGTAAATGAAGACCTTCAGTTTACTAAAGCTGCTTTGGCTATGGTTGAGAATATTGACTATAACGTTGGAAGAATTACCTATAAAATTAAAAACCTTAATCTAGAAGATGATACCGTCATCATTTACCTTTCTGATAACGGACCAAATGCCTATCGTTGGAATGGCGGCATGAGAGGCAAAAAAGGAAATGTTGATGAAGGCGGAGTTCGAACTCCATTTTATATACAATGGACCAACCATATTCAAAAAGGATTACATCTTGATGAAATTGCCAGCGGTATTGATATTCTACCTACTATTTGTAGCCTACTTTCTATTCCTATAAACACTGATTTACCCATTGACGGCGAAGATTTAAGTCCGATACTTTTAGGTGGAGATCAGGAAAATAAAAACCGATATATCTATAACCATTGGAATGGCAAAACTAGTGTTCGTAGTCAACAATTTAGACTAGATGAAGAAAATAGACTATACGATATTACTAATGATAGAGCGCAATTAAATGATGTTTCAAAGTACCATCCTGAAATTTTAAGAGCTTTAATTACAGCAAAGAATGATTTTGAAACTGAAACTATTAAAACGACAAAAGAGAATGACAATCGCGCTTTCACCTTAGCTTACCCGAAGGCACTTTACACACAATTACCAGCTAGAGATGGTAAGGCTTATGGGAATATTCATCGGAGTAATCAATGGCCAAACGATTCATTTTTTACCAATTGGAAATCTGTTAATGACTCTATTACGTGGAATGTTGATGTTCTTGAAGCAGGTCGTTTTCAAGTGGAAATGTATTACACTTGTCTAGCCCAAGATTTAGGTGCAATTGTAGAACTAAGTTTTGACACTAGTAAAATAGCGACAAAAATTACCCAGTCTTTTGACCCACCCTTGATAGGCAAAGAAAATGACCGGGTACCTAGAATGGAATCTTATGTAAAAGAATTTAAGCCTTTAAACTTAGGGATTATATCATTACCTAAAGGAAAAGGAATATTGACACTTAAAGCTCTTGAAATTCCAAATAACCAAGTTGGCGATTTTAGATTACTTCAATTTAAAAAGGTAGAATAA
- a CDS encoding glycoside hydrolase family 130 protein translates to MNNHIFLFLSLALLCFSCKNDKKPLNTNLEKPASPWLLGFQKTELNPIMKPDSTYTFLDPISNNEVRWQKADVFNPGAIVKNDTVFLLFRAEDNPDAILGERTSRIGLAFSTDGLHFTKYAKPVLFPDNDEFAKWDQPGGVEDPRIVETPEGTYIMLYTSWNNDVARLSSATSKDLKTWTKEGPVFENAYDGKYLNEWSKSGSMVTELVNGRLLAKKINGKYLMYWGELFVNLATSENGVDWEPSLTEEGDLLHSFKPTLNEFDSHLTEPGPPALYTDAGILLLYNGKNLSGDGATTKYPEGTYCGGQVLFDKNDPTKMIERMEVPFICPSLPHEISGQYKAGTTFIQGLVYFYNKWFLYYGTADSMVGLAIKE, encoded by the coding sequence ATGAACAACCATATATTTCTATTTTTGAGCCTAGCGCTATTATGTTTCTCATGTAAGAATGATAAGAAGCCATTAAATACAAATTTAGAAAAACCGGCATCTCCTTGGCTCTTGGGTTTTCAGAAAACTGAGCTTAATCCAATAATGAAACCAGATTCTACCTATACATTTTTAGATCCGATTTCTAATAATGAAGTCCGTTGGCAAAAGGCAGATGTTTTTAATCCGGGAGCTATCGTAAAAAATGATACGGTATTTCTATTGTTTAGGGCAGAAGATAACCCTGATGCTATCTTAGGAGAAAGAACCTCACGCATTGGATTAGCCTTTAGTACTGACGGATTACACTTTACAAAATATGCGAAACCTGTACTTTTTCCCGATAACGATGAATTTGCAAAATGGGACCAACCTGGTGGTGTAGAAGACCCTAGAATTGTTGAAACACCCGAAGGCACTTACATTATGCTTTATACAAGTTGGAATAATGATGTTGCCAGACTTTCTAGCGCTACATCTAAAGATTTAAAAACGTGGACAAAAGAAGGTCCGGTTTTTGAAAATGCCTATGATGGAAAATATTTAAACGAATGGAGTAAATCTGGGTCAATGGTTACCGAATTAGTAAACGGACGATTACTTGCTAAAAAAATAAATGGAAAGTATTTGATGTACTGGGGAGAGCTGTTCGTTAATCTTGCCACTTCTGAAAATGGTGTCGATTGGGAACCTAGCTTAACTGAAGAAGGTGATTTACTTCATAGTTTTAAACCGACTTTAAATGAGTTTGACAGCCATTTAACCGAACCGGGACCGCCAGCCTTATATACAGATGCGGGTATACTTTTATTGTACAATGGTAAAAACTTAAGTGGAGATGGTGCAACTACTAAATACCCTGAAGGTACTTATTGTGGTGGGCAAGTCTTATTCGATAAAAATGATCCGACTAAAATGATTGAAAGAATGGAGGTACCTTTTATTTGCCCAAGCTTACCTCATGAAATCAGCGGACAATATAAGGCAGGAACAACCTTTATTCAAGGTTTGGTGTATTTCTATAATAAGTGGTTTTTATATTATGGTACTGCCGACTCTATGGTTGGTTTGGCAATTAAAGAATAA
- a CDS encoding gluconate 2-dehydrogenase subunit 3 family protein, translating into MMDRRKSLQTLILGGAAATSGLVFNSCKTENGESVDEVISTSSEKFFGRTPEELDRIEKLNAEQLFNEHEMETIAALSVVILPPKEPHGGPIEAEVPALVEFMGKDIPEMAPTLLGGLMWLDHKSNTEFGTEFKSATLEQKKQICDEICWHDTEKPLSEQPLEIQFFYTMRGLTVTGYYTSKVGIADLGYKGNSPNVWDGVPQDVLDQHGVAYDPAWIAKCVDQSQRNVMAEWDDEGNLLT; encoded by the coding sequence ATGATGGATAGAAGAAAGAGTTTACAAACTTTAATACTTGGTGGTGCTGCGGCAACCTCTGGGCTAGTCTTCAATTCATGTAAGACTGAGAATGGCGAATCTGTAGATGAGGTAATTTCAACCAGTAGTGAGAAGTTTTTTGGTAGAACGCCAGAAGAATTGGATCGTATAGAGAAACTGAACGCTGAGCAATTGTTCAACGAGCATGAGATGGAAACCATTGCAGCTTTAAGTGTAGTAATACTTCCTCCAAAAGAGCCACATGGTGGTCCGATAGAGGCAGAAGTGCCGGCACTTGTAGAATTTATGGGTAAAGACATTCCAGAAATGGCACCTACATTATTAGGTGGTCTAATGTGGTTAGATCATAAAAGTAATACGGAGTTCGGCACAGAATTTAAGTCGGCTACCTTAGAACAGAAAAAGCAAATTTGTGATGAAATCTGCTGGCATGATACTGAGAAACCTTTAAGCGAGCAACCATTAGAAATTCAATTTTTCTATACCATGCGTGGCCTAACTGTTACAGGTTACTATACTTCTAAAGTAGGTATTGCAGATTTAGGATATAAAGGAAATTCACCTAATGTTTGGGATGGTGTACCGCAAGATGTACTTGATCAGCATGGTGTAGCCTATGACCCAGCATGGATTGCAAAATGTGTAGACCAAAGTCAACGTAACGTAATGGCTGAATGGGATGACGAAGGAAATTTACTTACGTAA
- a CDS encoding sulfatase produces MKYLISLLIITAFVSCQNSPEKVAETTAPNIIWLVAEDQSPDWFPMYGDSIQSLPYLESLAADGVVFTNAVSPVAVCAPARSAIITGMYPSTLGTHNMRTYNAYAIGDNEPSINLPSYSPIVPDGVKMFTEYLRQKGYYTSNGPKEDYNFKKTDAAWDDSSDEHSWRNRSPGQPFFSVFNFSVCHESQIWARTKDSLSVNPAEVKVPKYFPNTETVRLDLAVNYSNLKRLDNQIGKIIEQLKSDGLYNDTYIFFYGDHGGPFPRYKRALYDTGIKVPLVIKFPKNKNAGSTDNRLIDFIDLAPTILSLAGIEPPKVMQGIAQFGEFENKKKPQISYHTSDRFDELYDRLRAVRSTRFKYIKNYNTDISRALPVAYRKQMGMMQELGELDSLHKLDEFSSIWMKPNKPEEEFYDLVNDPEELHNLALNPSFKDSLLHYRELLEKWIKDTKDLGEFDERTLIDNWLVDGQQPKLENLQVEESEKGLELIHRDPGTTIIWRVPKDSIWNIYSEILPMNIHFEAKVERIGYRDSDILIWD; encoded by the coding sequence ATGAAATATCTTATTTCGCTATTGATAATTACAGCCTTTGTTTCGTGTCAAAATTCACCTGAAAAGGTTGCTGAAACAACAGCACCAAATATTATTTGGTTGGTGGCAGAGGATCAATCTCCCGATTGGTTTCCTATGTATGGTGATTCTATACAGTCATTACCATATTTAGAATCTTTAGCTGCAGACGGTGTTGTTTTTACGAATGCAGTTTCACCGGTAGCAGTTTGTGCACCTGCACGAAGTGCAATTATTACAGGCATGTATCCATCTACATTAGGTACACATAATATGCGTACTTATAATGCATACGCAATTGGCGATAACGAACCCAGTATAAATTTACCTAGTTATTCTCCTATAGTCCCAGATGGAGTAAAAATGTTTACAGAATATCTAAGACAAAAAGGCTACTATACATCGAACGGACCAAAAGAGGATTATAATTTTAAAAAGACAGATGCTGCCTGGGATGACTCTAGTGATGAGCACAGTTGGAGAAATCGTTCACCAGGGCAACCGTTTTTTAGTGTGTTCAATTTTTCGGTTTGTCATGAGTCTCAGATATGGGCAAGAACTAAAGACTCCCTTTCTGTAAATCCGGCAGAAGTAAAGGTTCCGAAGTATTTTCCAAATACGGAAACGGTTCGTCTTGATCTTGCCGTAAACTATAGTAATTTAAAAAGACTTGATAATCAAATAGGAAAGATTATAGAACAGTTGAAATCCGACGGATTATACAACGACACCTATATTTTCTTTTATGGAGATCATGGTGGTCCGTTCCCTCGATATAAACGGGCTTTATATGACACAGGTATAAAAGTGCCATTGGTGATAAAATTTCCTAAAAACAAGAATGCCGGAAGCACTGATAATCGATTAATCGATTTTATAGATTTAGCTCCGACGATACTGTCTTTAGCAGGTATAGAGCCACCGAAAGTTATGCAAGGTATTGCCCAGTTTGGGGAGTTTGAGAATAAGAAAAAGCCACAGATAAGTTATCATACATCAGACAGGTTTGATGAATTATATGACCGATTACGAGCTGTAAGATCAACTAGATTCAAGTATATAAAGAACTATAACACTGATATTAGTAGGGCCTTGCCAGTGGCGTACAGAAAACAAATGGGCATGATGCAAGAATTAGGTGAGTTAGATAGTTTACATAAATTAGACGAATTCTCATCAATTTGGATGAAGCCCAACAAACCTGAAGAAGAGTTTTATGATTTAGTAAATGACCCTGAAGAATTACACAATTTGGCATTAAACCCTTCATTCAAAGATTCGCTATTGCATTACAGAGAATTACTAGAAAAATGGATTAAGGACACTAAGGATCTTGGCGAATTTGATGAGAGAACATTAATTGATAACTGGCTAGTAGATGGTCAGCAGCCCAAACTTGAGAATCTTCAAGTAGAAGAATCAGAAAAGGGCTTAGAATTAATACATCGTGATCCTGGTACAACCATTATTTGGCGTGTTCCTAAAGATTCTATTTGGAATATCTATTCAGAAATACTGCCAATGAATATACATTTTGAAGCCAAAGTAGAGCGTATAGGTTATAGAGATAGTGATATTTTGATTTGGGATTAA
- a CDS encoding M15 family metallopeptidase — protein sequence MFKNSVWVLLVMTILVFTVGCKEEAKNTNTAANKKPVVEIVIDSIIEPKAEKPVFKSLKGIADTTFVRLADYSDGFAYDLRYATDNNFLKEQVYDCGECYTRAKTVKALLKANEEFKKHGVKIKFYDCYRPNSVQYKMWKIVPNPQYVANPVKGSIHNKGGAVDITLVTLEGDEVKMPSDFDFFGKLAYHDNFDLPQDILDNRKLLKETMEKYGFWSTRTEWWHYNLQGASHDPIANFKWDCE from the coding sequence ATGTTTAAGAATAGCGTTTGGGTATTGTTAGTAATGACAATTCTTGTGTTTACGGTAGGGTGTAAAGAAGAAGCTAAAAATACAAACACAGCTGCCAATAAAAAGCCAGTAGTAGAAATTGTAATAGATTCCATAATAGAACCTAAAGCAGAGAAACCTGTATTTAAAAGTTTGAAAGGTATTGCAGATACTACATTCGTTCGATTAGCAGACTATAGTGATGGCTTTGCGTATGACTTAAGATATGCTACGGATAATAACTTTTTAAAAGAGCAAGTATATGATTGTGGTGAATGTTATACAAGAGCAAAAACTGTAAAGGCATTATTAAAGGCAAATGAAGAATTTAAAAAGCACGGAGTAAAAATTAAATTTTATGACTGTTATCGACCTAATTCTGTACAGTATAAAATGTGGAAAATTGTTCCTAATCCGCAATACGTGGCTAATCCTGTAAAAGGTTCCATTCATAATAAGGGTGGGGCAGTAGATATTACTTTAGTTACTTTAGAAGGAGACGAAGTAAAAATGCCTTCGGATTTTGATTTCTTCGGAAAACTTGCCTATCACGATAATTTTGACTTACCTCAAGACATTCTTGATAATAGAAAGTTACTGAAGGAAACCATGGAAAAATATGGATTCTGGTCCACCAGAACCGAATGGTGGCATTATAATTTACAAGGGGCATCACATGACCCAATAGCCAATTTTAAATGGGATTGTGAATAA
- a CDS encoding sugar phosphate isomerase/epimerase family protein — MIKKVMIATILLGSGFLAQAQEVGLQLYSLRNQFKMDVSNTLGLINEWGITKIEGGETYDMPLEDFKALLAENDLEMVSIGAGFDDLENDVDKVIKNAKDFGAKYVMCAWVPHDDNKWDLEETKHATEVFNKAGKILKKNGLVLAYHPHGYEFRPYRSGTLFDYMAKNATDFTFELDVFWAQHGGADPLALMKKYPKKFTLLHLKDMEKGIEGNNTGHEEDDTNVILGTGQIDIAGVVAEAKKLGIEYMFIEDESKNVVTQVPKSLVYLKSLK, encoded by the coding sequence ATGATAAAAAAAGTAATGATTGCCACTATCCTTTTGGGTAGTGGTTTTTTAGCGCAAGCCCAAGAGGTAGGTTTACAGTTATATAGTCTTAGAAATCAATTTAAAATGGATGTTTCTAACACCCTAGGATTGATCAATGAATGGGGAATAACCAAAATCGAAGGTGGCGAAACTTATGATATGCCATTGGAGGATTTTAAAGCCTTACTAGCTGAAAATGATCTAGAGATGGTTAGTATAGGTGCTGGTTTTGACGACTTGGAGAATGATGTGGACAAGGTTATAAAAAATGCAAAAGATTTCGGTGCTAAATATGTAATGTGTGCATGGGTACCTCATGATGATAACAAGTGGGATCTTGAGGAAACAAAACATGCGACAGAAGTATTCAATAAAGCAGGTAAGATTTTAAAGAAGAACGGACTCGTATTAGCGTATCACCCGCATGGGTATGAATTTAGACCTTATAGAAGTGGTACTTTATTCGATTACATGGCTAAGAACGCAACAGATTTTACTTTTGAATTAGATGTGTTCTGGGCGCAACATGGTGGTGCTGATCCGTTGGCGTTGATGAAGAAATATCCGAAGAAATTTACCCTTTTACATTTAAAGGATATGGAAAAAGGTATTGAAGGTAATAATACCGGTCATGAAGAAGATGATACCAATGTTATTTTAGGAACAGGGCAAATAGATATTGCTGGCGTAGTTGCTGAAGCTAAAAAATTAGGCATTGAATATATGTTCATAGAAGATGAATCTAAGAATGTTGTTACGCAAGTACCAAAGAGCTTAGTGTATCTAAAAAGTTTGAAGTAA
- a CDS encoding alpha/beta hydrolase — MKNTLFLLMLVVVGNTAAQDTIMPLWSKDKIPNQIKSSEKELHEQNEILRISKVQVPTIEVYLPSKRDATGEAVLIFPGGGYGILAYDWEGTDIAKFFNSKGIAGIVVKYRLPSDVSQKDKKYVPLIDAQRAIRLVRNNAEKFNVESNKIGIIGFSAGGHLASTLGTHFNEKVYKAVDDIDKESARPDFMALGYPVISFGEMTHQGSKKNLIGENPTIDMVDYFSNEKQVTEQTPPTFLLHATDDTVVSVENSLLFYKAVKEKGVSATMHIYPKGGHGFGLGLHDEHLKDWGERMIDWIVSLR; from the coding sequence ATGAAAAACACACTATTTTTGTTAATGCTGGTTGTTGTGGGTAACACCGCTGCACAAGACACCATTATGCCATTATGGTCAAAAGATAAAATTCCTAATCAGATAAAGAGCTCAGAAAAGGAGTTACATGAGCAAAATGAAATTTTACGAATCAGTAAAGTTCAGGTACCTACTATAGAGGTCTATTTACCATCAAAACGAGATGCAACAGGCGAAGCGGTTTTAATTTTTCCGGGAGGAGGATATGGTATACTCGCCTATGATTGGGAAGGTACCGATATTGCAAAGTTCTTCAATAGTAAGGGTATTGCCGGTATAGTGGTCAAGTATCGTTTGCCTTCAGATGTTTCTCAGAAAGATAAAAAATATGTACCGCTAATAGATGCTCAAAGAGCGATACGGTTAGTAAGAAATAATGCAGAAAAATTTAATGTTGAATCCAATAAAATAGGAATAATAGGCTTCTCTGCTGGCGGACATTTAGCATCGACTTTAGGAACGCATTTTAATGAAAAGGTGTATAAAGCTGTTGATGATATTGATAAAGAAAGTGCTCGACCAGATTTTATGGCATTGGGGTATCCTGTAATATCATTTGGTGAAATGACACACCAAGGTTCGAAGAAGAATTTAATTGGGGAGAACCCAACGATTGACATGGTCGATTACTTTTCGAATGAAAAACAAGTTACCGAGCAAACACCACCAACATTTTTACTTCACGCTACCGATGATACGGTAGTATCTGTAGAAAATAGCTTGTTATTTTATAAAGCAGTAAAGGAAAAAGGAGTTTCTGCAACGATGCATATCTACCCAAAAGGCGGACACGGATTCGGATTAGGTTTACATGATGAGCATTTGAAAGATTGGGGTGAGCGTATGATAGACTGGATCGTTTCTTTGAGATAG